The region caactgctctaaccctgcaggccccaACCCGGGCCgtaactaataaatgacactattcacaatttcaacatattttactcgtaaaggcaatacgttgaacaattcaaaccgggaaaataaattgttcattcgaaaaaagaaattacaaatcctagaaaaaaaattacaaatcctagaaaaactacttcttcatttgggcgcgaaggtaggcgatcatctcacggtgcaactcgagatcgaactccgacatggtcgaggtatccctcgatgtcaactccgtcagctggctcatcagCCAGGTAATACTCATCTCCGATAAAGAgtcggacatcttatccagagactgATTGATCGGCGGTGGCGccatagcggagttgctcgcagttgccttcccctttgctttcctctttgcCGCCTTTGTTCCCATCGGGCGGCTGTGAACGCTAGGAGATGAGACGAACacgtcgtcgtccgtcacgttgaggtcgatcgctGGACCTCCTTCtttcgaagagtagtttccggaggcggaaactttggttctcttcgccgccccagTTGCCGTCGGCTCGACACCActggtgtacttcgggctcttctcaacgagcttccaaacgtcgaagtacttgaagggcttcttcccgtcagcgaagaacgcctccttcgccttctcgacgaggtccgcctcgctATGCCCGCTTGGCCACATccggactacgttggcccactttccattccacttgctcatatcccCCTGGACCCGACCCCAATGCTTGtgcagcttcacgtagctacgctcgaacGACCCTTTGGGACGCCCAACGTTATACTTCTCAACAATCCGCTCCCAGAACACCTTGCCGgactgctggttgccgatgataggatcatCGGCGACGTCGACGTAGTTCCTCACAAGCCACATTATCTCTTGCGGACTGTACTCCTTCGGCCCATCCTTCTCGCcgaccttgcccttgccccgcccttgagcgggctccatctcactgatCTCGAACTTTTCGGTGTTGACCGGCGATGTTACGTcgacgttgctaccgactcccggactaggcATCGGCTGCGATGGTGGTGATGCtggtatgtaccaattgttcgagttgACAAACTCGTCCATCTGACGTTCatcgctgttgaaccaatccattgacGCCGAAACAAAGGGTATAATAGAGGATTGAAATTGATAATGTACGTAAGAATGGTGCACAATAATCCcgtatttatagacacaaaatcgaaaaaaaaataataattaatttttggggacttgcggcccggcccgaagaGCATGTAACGCTGGGCcaggactcgcgatttgcggcccgtgCCCGATTAACGCTGGTCAGGCCGGGCCGCGGGACCGTCACCGAGCCGCAAATGctgccccgggaccggcctgggccggaACTTCACGCCCTCCATCGCTTGTGACGGGCCGGGCCTGGCGATTTGCTGCCCGGCCATCCACGTTAACGATGCTCTAACATCCCTCAATGATTTCCCCAAGACTAGATATTTGGTCGCATTAATCTATACGGATTATAAAGTATCCTCTTTAAATTCATAAGAATATAAGATCAACATATTAACTCAAATTcattatattattcattttgtcatttttaaattataaccGAGTACTATAACACCTAATAATTTTCCCTATATATAAACGGTGAATAGATATTGGGTAATTAGCCGAAATAAGAATAAGTAACTTAATAGTGATATAATGATTAAATATACTACTGTAATAGATTTAAGTTAGTGCATTAACCTAATTTAAATACATAcacttaagagcatctccaatagaaatagcccagccatagccagccatagtctagccacaaactcctccggccacatcagcagcactaaaaattccttctgtcacatcatcaggacaagcaactggacaagcaataggccagccatagcctagccacaataaacaaaattataaaaataaataattaacaatcacacaaaatacgaaattaaatttacaacacagatacgggaaaactcaataataatattgaaaatttaaaaagtacattaattaaaaaaattacattaatctaaaaaaaactccttcgccacacacgagccccccgcctccgcctcactcctcgccgtcgcCGCGGCCGTCATCGCCGCTAttcgggacccccaaatctgcggcatctgagcccgcgtctaaGCCCCCCAACTGTGCCGCGACGGGATTCAAATCggcccgcatactcacgagcattgcgtgaagaaaactcttctcctaggggtcagttgccgccctccattcagctaagatcttgtacatctgagctCGCGTTtattgacgcgcgaagaagagGAGCTCGTCTGTCGACCCaccaacaggggggatgccgactggacctcctgggaggcctggcgagcccgttgggcccgcctttgaccaaccgggcgaatGCGGCGAgcaaacgcgggaggggacgggaactcctgtaCATCATCGGGGAGGTCAtaggaaccgccgctgctgccgccgctgtaattaccggtatagttcaggcgctgcttcttcggacagccagcatcgacacctgcccgaaacttctcggagtccatcagtaCCTCAGCCCTGATTCAGTTcaagtaggtgaactccttataaagcccgggcacggggaaggctttctctgctatcctcctgcagtcgtccccagccctgattcggtcccaccccttccggcacttcTCCCCGCTGCGTGACCTCCCCTCTGGGCAAAAtgtcttgtaggctgctgctattttagcccacaagttaacgatcctctgattgttcgaggtgAGGTGAttatcgcaaacactcacccacacTTTGGACAGCGCGAcattctccgcgtccgtccacttcctccgtgccgggctgtcgtcatcagccggctgcgacaACTCGCCGACCACgctcttgcccttccccttcttcttctttggcgcgccccgacccAGCCCTACTCCTCCCGTTTGAACGAGGGTatccgcatccccgagatctatccccaactcctctaaggagaaagtatcacacccagtgaactgcgtctccgatggggtcgatgtgtgcgaagaagcagtcacaaaatcaaaactggggcgatagacgttgtcgcccccggcgtcccctgcatccccgggtaccccggcatcatctgcatcccgggtgcccatcccggcatcatctgcatcccgggttgcatccccggtaccccctgcccacCCTGCATCGCCTGCCCCCCtggcatcccctgccatcccggcataccacccccggatgccatctcgggcatcatctgctgccaagggtacatgttgtagtacccggccatcggaccccatccacctcccacgggtaccgtgggagtttgagacccgctcgtccctggagtaggctcgttgttgtgctctatttcgcgttgttgctcttgtacagaaattaagattgagagaatactcgttaaaacaagtggtgcaaatgaaaatgacgtgcaaatcgcgtatatatagtgtttcgaaaattaaataaaaaaaatccgctGGCCGATCgttcgccgatcgggagcctgcaatggcggccagtcGATCGGCCAGCGCATCGGCCAGcactcgggaatcggcgtgcgctcgccggtCCGAGCACCAAGGATCGGCTAGCCTGTCCGCTCGTCTGCTGCAATGgatcggcgagcggaccggcgagtgcCAAGGATCGTCTGAGCCCCCACCTGTGCCGCGGCGGGATTGAAATCggcccgcatactcacgagcattgcgtgaaaaaaactcttctcctcggggtcagttgccgccctccattcaactaagatcttgtacatctgagctCGCGTTTGTTGCCGCACGAAGAAGAGGAGCTCGGCTGTCGACCagccaacaggggggatgccgactggacctcctgggaggcctggcgagcccgttgcgcccACTTTTGACCAACCGGGCAAGTGCGGAGAgcaaacgcgggaggggacgggaactcctgtacatcctcggggaggtcgtgggaaccgccgctgctgccgccgctgtaatcacctacatagttcaggcgctgcttcttcggccagccaacatcgacacctgcccgaaacttctcggagtccatcagcacctcatagcagtttcagtaggtgaactccttataaagcccgggcacggggaagactttttcttctctcctcCTGTAGTCGTcctcagtttggccactggtctgcatgctgaaggcgttggtgtacaagcccgaaaatcgggagaccccagccctgattcggtctcaccccttccggcactcctccccgctgcgtaGCCTCCCCTCCGGGTAAAAtgtcttgtaggctgctgctattttagcccacaagttgacgatcctctgattgttcgaggcgaggggatcatcgcaaacactcacccacgccttggacagcgcgacgttctccgcgtccgtccacatcctccgtgccgggctgtcgtcatcagtcggctgcgacgactcgccgacctccctcttgcccttccccttcttcttctttggcccGCCCCGACCCCGCACTACttcccccgtttgaacgggggTGTCcacatccccgagatctattcccgactcctctaaggagaaagtatcacacccagtgaactgcgtctccgatggggtcgatgtgtgcgaagaagcagtcacataatcaaaactggggcgatagacgtggTCCCCCTCGgtgtcccctgcatccccgggtgcccaccccggcatcatctgcatcccgggttgcatccctgGTACCCCCTGCACGCCCTGCATCGCCGCCCCCCcagcatcccctgccatcccggcataccacccccggatgccatcccgggcatcatctgctgtcAAGGGTTCATGTTGTAGTATCCCGCCAttggaccccatccacctcccacgggtaccgtgggagtttgagacccgttCGTCCCTGGAGTAtgctcgttgttgtgctccatttcgcgtcGTTGCTCttatacaaaaattaagatagagagaatacttgttaaaacaagtggtgcaaatgaaaatgacgtgcaaatcgcgtgtatatagtgtttcgaaaattaaattaaaaaaaaccactgGCCGAttgctcgccgatcgggagcctgcaatggcggccagtcGATCGGCCAGtgctcgggaatcggcgtgtgctcgccgatttggcgctcgcctactttttttttaattaatgtacttttttaaatttcaatattattattgtgttttcttgtatctgtgtcgtaaatttaactccgtattttgtgtgattgttaattatttgtttttataattctGTTTATTGTGGTTAGGCTATGACTGACCTATTCCTTATCCAGTTgattgtcctgatgatgtggtaggatgagtttttagtgctgctaATGTGGTAAGAGAAGTTTATGACTAGGCTATGAGCTATTTATTGTAAATGGTCTAAGTGTGGAATCCCAAATCCAGTTGCATCAATCCGTTTATTTTCCTTTCACCAGCTCCTCCGCTAATTGCGCcactgctctctctctctctctctctaaactcAAACACACAGTTCTCTCCTTATACGACAAACATTATCAGACAAAATAGTCACTTGCCATGTCCGCCctctctctcttcatcctcttttCTCTCATCCCCtccctctcctcctcctccccctaCCCCTTCAGTAAGTCCAATACATTTCACTTCTTCCTTCTATTTCTCTATCTCTTAATTCTCTAATTGCAACTCACATCAAACTTTAACTAACTAAACTATCTCAATTCCTCTCTTAGACTACAGCGTGCACATTGACTGCGGCGAACTCGTTAATTCCAGCGACGCCTTCCACACCGCCTGGCTCTCCGACCGCTTCTACTCCGGCGGCGCCACCTCCGTCGTCTCCGAGcccctcctcttcctccaccagCAGGAGAAGACTCTCCGCTACTTCCCCATCTCCTCCGGCAAGAAGAATTGCTACTCCATCCCCACCCCCGCCCCCGAGGGCCGCTACTTCTTCCGCACATTCAACGTCTACGACAACTTCGACGGCAAAGCCCACTCCCCCTCCTTCGACGTCTCCGTCGAGGGCACTCTCGTCTTTTCCTGGAGATCCCCATGGCCCGAATCCATCTCCCGCTCCGGCGCCTACTCCGATCTCTTCTTCTACCACAACGACTCCGCCATCGACGTCTGCTTCTACAGCATCGCCACCGATCCGCCGCTGGTCGGCTCGCTGGAGCTCACCCAAATCGACCCGCAAGCTTACCCCTTTAAGTATGCCAAGAATTCCAGCAATTACATTCTCGTCAATTACGGAAGGTTTTCGTCCGGGTCGGATCAATGGGGCCCCGGATTCAGCAACGACACCGATTTCTTCAGCCGTTCGTGGCAGGCCGATGCGGAGTTCCGGCAACCAGCCGTCTCCACTCCTAACGGGGCGGAAATTAAACCGATTTCCGCGACTAAACGTATCGCGAATGTCGAATTGAGCCCTAATTACTTCCCTGAGAAGCTTTACCAGACTGCGGTAGTTGCGCAGGGAGATGAGGGTGGGATTTTGGAATACGAAATGCCGGTCGATGCGAAGCTTGATTACTTGCTTTGGTTCCATTTTGCTGAGATTGATGCGAGTGTGACCAAGGCGGGGCAGAGGGTGTTTGATGTGATTGTGAATGAGGAGAATGTTAGCAGAGTTGATGTGTTTGACAAAGTCGGTGCATTTGCTGCTTATGATTTCAGCTATGTTGTCAAGAATTTGAGTAACACTGTTTTGACTGTGAGGTTGGAATCGGTTATTGGCGCGCCCATCATTTGTGGCCTTGAGAATTATGCAATCGTACCCGTTGATCTCAAGACTGTTCCTGATCAGGGTAAGTTGGCAGtagcatgttttgatttttgagctTATTGTTTTCTTGGATTCTTTATGGATAGAATGGATAGTTTTGCATCTTGCTTTGTTGTGAAGGAAATGCCAGATAAGATGAAGAGTTCTTTTCATTTGACCATTGTTGTAAGGATTACTGCCTTTTGTGTTCTATTCCTTTCAGTTAGTGTGTGAGAAAGCTGCTGCTTGTAATTGGGGCAAACAATAGGTTGAATTAATATATAGCAGAAAGTGATGGTTTTGATAACCTGAGCCTACATTTGTGCAGTTACTGCTATGAAAGCATTGAAGGAATCACTGCGTGTGCCCGATAGAATGGGTTGGAATGGTGATCCATGTGCCCCCACTACATGGGATGCTTGGGAGGGCGTTACATGCCTTTCATTGAAAGACGAAGCCCTTGTGGTCTCACAAATGTAAGTGACTTTGACCGTTTTCACTTGTACCAGACGTATGTCAACTAAGGTGCTGTTCTATTGCCATGATTAACTATCATATgataatccatctaggattaaggtatgagattattttagttggagggattggctataactaattatcacatgattatccatcaaggattaagttatgagattcaatctcatgaaccaaacacaatacatatttaaccgtgagatataatcttgcaaactgaACAACCCCTAAGTGGGTGATTGTTCAACTTAGTAACAGTCTCTAAGCTTGTAATCTATTAAACTTTGCATCTCTGTATTAACACTCCACATGTCGACTACTGAGTTTATGGTGCTATCATTTCCTTGGCAAGTAAGTAGTTGTAGTTTATACTAGTTTATTTCTAAGTTTGTGTTCCACAACCTAGCCAGATAGAAGTTCTGAATGGCATGCTTAAGCTTCCATTTCTGTATATTGTATATCTCGATTAAAAAATCTCTAGAGGTTTTTCTACCTTTAACACACCTGTAACAACTTGATGGACTGTTTTCGTGTATCTTGTGTACAGAGATCTTGGAAGCCAAGGCTTGAAAGGCTATATAAGTGACAAAATTGGTCTATTGACGAATTTGGTAAGCCTGTAAGTATCTAATGGTTTTGCTATTCATCTTTTTaagcttttcttttttttaaacaataGGATAAGCATGCTAATGACATCGCTCAGATGCCTAATAACTTAGATTATCGTTCAACTATTTTTcatttacttatattttattctgGATTGAATTTATAATGTTTCGGAATACTGTTTATGTGCAGGAACTTGAGTTCGAATTCCTTGGTAGGGGAGATACCCTCAGGGTTAGGTCAAAAGTCTCTTGTAAAGCTGTAAGATACTCAATTTTCATGCTGTTTTTGTTCTGTTTGATATGATATGGTGTCGAATCATTAAGTCTCGACTCTCAAATGTCACTTAAGCGTAAAAACAGACTGTTCTACTAATTACATCTTAagatttttatcattttggatTTCACAGAGAGTTATTTTAACTAAAAATGGAGTTTATCTCATATACTAATGGATCTTGAAACTGGATAGACTGATGCTGCATATTGTTTCGTGTTGTCAGGCACACTTTTTTCTTATAATATTGCTGCTTTTGATGCAGTGATTTATCGGATAACAAATTTTTTGGATACATACCAGATAGCCTAACTTCTGCCAGCCTGCAGTTCGTGTAAGTTTTGAGCATATCATCGTTGTTTGAGATTGATTCTAGAATCTTCCAACGCATTATAAATAGAGGGAAATAGATAAATCGCGAGCCACCTGTCTTAGCTTTTCAAACACCGAATTGCCCTCAATACCCTCTTCTGTTCAACAACAGAAAATTGAGAATCTGGATTCCCCAATTTGAAGAACATTCAAGTTCATGCACTATATGGCGAACTTTTCTTTTAATCTTAGTAAATCGTGTTGCTGTCGCTCAGGTTACTGAACGACAACTTATTGGAAGGGCGGGTTCCTGAAGAACTTTATTCGATTGGGGTTCATGGTGGCGCTATAGAGTATGTCGTCATCTCTAATCTTTTGCATACGTTTCAGCTATTGCATACTGTGGTTATTTTCTTGTGATGCTCTTGGATATTGTTTTACGAAAGTCACTATAAAAAGAAGTGTGATTTTCGTATAGAATGGCTTGTTAGAGTTGATTTGTTtttcatcagcatcatcatACTCTGCGATCTCTTGACTTTATGTTGCACTATGTAAACAAGAAATAATGTTGAATCAAATTATATCACATTAACATTGCAATCAATTCTTGTATACATACTTCATGCTCTTCCTGTATAATTAATGCAGGGTATGCTGTGTAGCATAATAGTATTAAGTTTGCTTGTATTAACCGAATAGTCACCcctaatttgtaattttgaaattttcttaATTCATAATCTGAAAGCTTCACTCAAGATATGAGAAGCAAGCCTCTATAGTGAAGTTTTGTGCAGTTCTAGAAATCTGGTAGTACATAGGAATAATTATGCAGTTTAATTCGTGTGGCCGAATCACTTGTACATGAATGGATAATTTGCATAGGTAAGGAACTTTATTTCGTTTTGCAGTCTCTCTGCTAACAAAGGATTGTGCGGTGTGCCCTCACTTCCCGAATGTTCTCTGCTCTGGGGTAAACACGGCCTCTCCACCGGGGGGAAAGTTGCAATAGGCATATCGTGTCTGGTAGTAGTTTCTGCTCTAGCATTCGGGATATACTACTGTGTTGTCTGGAGGCGACGCAGTGACTATGACTTTGGTTTACCTCACGAGCTAACGTGTAAGTTCATTTCCTAGCATGTATACACACATACTTGTGTTTTAACAACATAAGCTGTTGATGCAACTACAATTGTCTGCTGCAGCTCTTGCGGCAAAGAGAAACCGATACCACCGACAAAAGTCGTTGATGGCTCTGGAAATGGAGAGTCAGCATGCTAAAGGGTTCATACCTACATACAATGTGAGTTGATGGGGATGGAGAGGTGCTGTATACATACAGAGAGAAAGAGATACAGATATTTTTAGGCGGAATTCTAGCTCGGTGGTCGGAAAAATGGAGCCGCCGATTACTGGATGAGGACAGATTTGATGCAGGAAGGCAGATTGTGTTAGAGATTTGATCGGAATTTTGTCTATATTTGTGGAGAATTATTTGGATGAAGATAGCTGAGGTATATGCCAGTTTTTGCCCTTTAGTCAGTCAGCATACGCTGTAATAGTAAAACTATATTTATTCAATGCGAATTAAAACAACAATCTATAGCAACCATGTGTTTCTTATTGGTGTCGATGTTTGTCTTTTGTATCCATGtacatataatttatttatgtgTAGTTTGACGATCTTGATTAcactcaatttttttgttttggcaCAGATGCTACTGGACAAATAATTACTCCtacataacaaaaaaaagagagttAATATTCGTTATAATATGAACCCCAAACATtaaattgaatatgaaaatatcCATATTTATCATGCTTCGTATATTCACTCAATCCAAGTTTATAAAGTGATTTTCATTGTTAAAATTTTTATCTTAACATGAATTGTGAACCAATACAAACTCAACAATATCAAACAAACCTTAAAATAAACACAGAAATCCAATAATTACAACAATTTATCTCTTTGTCAATCTAGGTAAGTGTTTACGAAtagaataaagagaaaaaacatTCTACTTTGTGGAAAGAGTGGGATGCATTTTAggctaaaataaaaattaggagTACATTTAgtaatattatataaattaaataataatattatgaaaaaaattatttaagctaTAACCATAGCCTTTTTCCTTAGTTGACGACCAACTCAGATTACTATGCAAGAAGTTCGAGAGATTTTATTCCAACCCATTTTCTattagtatttcttaaaatatttgTCAGATCAAATAGTGACAAAATTTTGGAGATGGCAGGAGTAGTATAGAAATAGACTTATACGgtgatttttcttctttttttttcttcacattGATGAGAGATAGTTTGAATTATTACCATTCTAAATGGAATCCGGTCACCAATTCTTGGGTTTGAACATTTTCATATTCATAGCAAAAATAGCAAAAcacaaaagtaaaaaagaaaaatgcagTTCCATCACATGAAGAATGAAGTTGAGAAGTCGTTGATAATGAG is a window of Salvia splendens isolate huo1 chromosome 3, SspV2, whole genome shotgun sequence DNA encoding:
- the LOC121794954 gene encoding receptor-like protein 4, which produces MSALSLFILFSLIPSLSSSSPYPFNYSVHIDCGELVNSSDAFHTAWLSDRFYSGGATSVVSEPLLFLHQQEKTLRYFPISSGKKNCYSIPTPAPEGRYFFRTFNVYDNFDGKAHSPSFDVSVEGTLVFSWRSPWPESISRSGAYSDLFFYHNDSAIDVCFYSIATDPPLVGSLELTQIDPQAYPFKYAKNSSNYILVNYGRFSSGSDQWGPGFSNDTDFFSRSWQADAEFRQPAVSTPNGAEIKPISATKRIANVELSPNYFPEKLYQTAVVAQGDEGGILEYEMPVDAKLDYLLWFHFAEIDASVTKAGQRVFDVIVNEENVSRVDVFDKVGAFAAYDFSYVVKNLSNTVLTVRLESVIGAPIICGLENYAIVPVDLKTVPDQVTAMKALKESLRVPDRMGWNGDPCAPTTWDAWEGVTCLSLKDEALVVSQIDLGSQGLKGYISDKIGLLTNLVSLNLSSNSLVGEIPSGLGQKSLVKLDLSDNKFFGYIPDSLTSASLQFVLLNDNLLEGRVPEELYSIGVHGGAIDLSANKGLCGVPSLPECSLLWGKHGLSTGGKVAIGISCLVVVSALAFGIYYCVVWRRRSDYDFGLPHELTSLAAKRNRYHRQKSLMALEMESQHAKGFIPTYNVS